The following coding sequences are from one Nicotiana tabacum cultivar K326 chromosome 1, ASM71507v2, whole genome shotgun sequence window:
- the LOC107780589 gene encoding uncharacterized protein LOC107780589 isoform X2: MDNCWQRKCGSMWQSTSPPLVSSSLPDSHSQFPNAGQHFYSSIPQDSVSLGNGIVQQSTLPWNSNSVVDNSNPTEFSGSFISFLSGPLPSLQGEFQQSSNLKSVFMLNEKPINRNNANGSASTNGPVLVPAVELSQYFSSHKLKAGDTLKPTAVINHPRHEMAKPTAPSHYVGNEKLKHFSFPRGTSDAESIPNSAMKFNDIPGILTSRKVFLETGSSGQLSPALSSYPRVFCLGLSGYLVLRDTGLLGVICLCHGSHMSISRFCEHSGLSDVNPGNAVRMDSGVTIAHWRKVFFQELGIRAPDDHGGWDWPEVFPVSTGLREFYPSLPNLSPNAEQSHALGASSGAGQSWNNMFISKNPQRPTLSNLDGIRDPQNGSSFISAYIGSNSKDTNTFNSLPDLKISKPLGINSSLMQMDGSSISSSIELRLGHPSQQSKKFGTSAQQSFEYQIVKPMEYQQSLFPETLMHKVESRPVEESRSNFHMLNLSPRSGKGQLDLVNSAYGLHNATGESRMRDSVFPMLQARFKGPSEGIPYSEAAKNMVNISHIPPGEPQCKSFTLKCDQTDFHCARGNITNKEFKVDTSCALGHGNSDKGVANNIANLHGATELNFGLYSKYYENKTTVKRVVEGISHSNCLALHEKNLYLCKPYGMMMDMPDAQNTLNLYGKTSLISHNGTFDNGSIRSVCKSMDSRAAPASQAVTLEFPLSSSTLIGNRTLQSSGKESLNGRPIELTENPRMQTLQRGLEFPTPVPVSSSTIATKEHVLCRNPFGRAPTSINQLYEPNVANAPHASKTAAVSAFPAVSDYMGKHSQLIAPNTDLLEGCNFSALSHGGSLHAQDSELHCQLSTDYTAVHWPYLRHGDSESNITPSVEQAKCFQVVPNSFMSYRCSCAVQPDTSLEKHCFIGEPPHTTRIEQRGVSGCIKKNLFACKLNDSQKFPLENVASLEQNSNLMGHKINKMECHSSQWRDVPKKVTGAVSLTCKEQTRSFLTVNEKMRGQSADTGGKIPNCAVAFQNVECLKEPEMSNVSSGGSTPVVTEVSAVIHDKYFSTADGQNTVATNAAVDEGSGIDRCWSSNDVQCSEQSAEFFGVACEFNPIDAGPSKRLADNSSRSLIDELRLRDSLRVNKIQNLSRFSIQEKSRSIQKVADISNKVIRKRTKWKKLDTTFPAVYSACGYPEGTCCAGLQCHSCKYKKTALPSDDGSAEECAYSIEPSFRERRFRIRSLNTLSCNSKVNCHEGKTIGIQSDLLKVGDDDTFVTCELPRGKRPKLDTATHVRQIDEEVNLGDEAVARCSLVDTSMSSEMHGKVSRREVRPIVCGKYGVISNGNPSKPVKFVSLREICDSLAKCSFSGNYTAKMTSAKFRKASAKGKHQRVNNSWNLKKDGSCNAHHVVTAKKSKSHLLTSSELDNCYGDELGAGLFYSLEKRRYDCLVKTGNIADDSLPTQQKPKSKEIHKRGLFESKLEGIHPGEGGSTCARTEGYKGRKKEGVRYNFPQYSESGGGCLVAQEQLNAWIHITGQKRSRKEVSRLPPKDAEYDYRKEYARYKHSKGWKSLVVYKSGIHALGLYTSRFISQGEMVVEYVGEIVGLRVADKREIDYLSGKKLQYKSACYFFRIDQEHIVDATQKGGIARFVNHSCMPNCVARIISVRNEKKVVFFAERDIYPGEEITYDYNFNHEDEGKKIPCYCNSKNCRQYLN; the protein is encoded by the exons ATGGATAATTGTTGGCAGAGGAAATGTGGGTCAATGTGGCAGTCAACGTCTCCACCACTTGTTTCTTCATCACTCCCGGATTCCCATTCTCag TTTCCTAATGCAGGTCAACATTTTTACTCAAGCATTCCTCAAGATTCAGTGTCACTGGGAAATGGAATAGTACAGCAGTCTACTCTTCCATGGAATTCAAATTCAGTTGTGGATAACTCTAATCCCACTGAGTTCAGTGGTTCATTCATATCTTTTCTTTCTGGTCCGCTGCCCTCTTTACAAGGGGAGTTTCAGCAATCATCAAATTTAAAATCAGTCTTCATGCTGAATGAAAAGCCAATAAATCGTAACAATGCCAATGGATCTGCTTCTACCAATGGACCAGTGCTTGTACCTGCTGTGGAATTGTCACAATATTTTAGCAGCCACAAGTTAAAAGCTGGAGATACTCTTAAACCAACTGCTGTAATAAACCATCCAAGACATGAAATGGCTAAGCCAACTGCTCCATCCCATTATGTTGGTAATGAGAAACTAAAGCATTTTTCTTTTCCAAGAGGGACTTCCGATGCAGAATCAATCCCAAATAGTGCCATGAAGTTCAATGACATACCTGGTATTCTGACATCTAGAAAGGTTTTTCTGGAAACAGGATCTTCTGGGCAGTTGTCTCCAGCGCTGAGCAGCTATCCCCGTGTGTTCTGCTTGGGCTTAA GTGGATACCTGGTTCTCAGGGATACTGGTCTTCTTGGAGTTATTTGCTTGTGCCATGGTTCACATATGTCTATTTCTAGGTTCTGTGAG CATTCTGGTTTATCTGATGTTAATCCTGGGAATGCTGTTCGTATGGACAGTGGTGTAACCATAGCTCATTGGCGGAAGGTCTTCTTCCAAGAACTAGGG ATTAGGGCTCCTGATGATCATGGTGGATGGGACTGGCCTGAAGTATTTCCAGTGAGTACTGGTTTGAGAGAGTTTTATCCATCCCTTCCCAATTTATCTCCAAATGCTGAGCAGTCTCATGCATTAGGAGCTTCAAGTGGAGCTGGACAGTCATGGAACAATATGTTTATTTCAAAGAACCCTCAGCGTCCGACATTGTCAAACTTAGATGGGATACGAGACCCACAGAATGGTTCTTCATTCATTTCAGCTTATATTGGTTCAAACTCTAAGGACACAAATACCTTTAACTCTCTTCCAgatctcaaaatttcaaaacctctTGGTATCAACAGTTCGCTAATGCAAATGGATGGGAGTAGTATCTCCTCAAGTATTGAGTTGAGACTTGGGCATCCATCCCAGCAAAGCAAAAAGTTTGGAACTTCAGCTCAACAATCTTTTGAGTATCAAATTGTCAAACCAATGGAGTATCAACAATCATTGTTTCCAGAGACCCTTATGCATAAAG TTGAATCACGTCCAGTGGAAGAAAGCAGGTCAAATTTTCATATGTTGAATTTGAGTCCAAGAAGTGGAAAGGGCCAGCTGGATCTTGTCAACTCTGCCTATGGACTCCACAATGCAACAGGTGAATCCAGAATGAGAGATTCGGTATTTCCTATGCTTCAAGCACGCTTCAAGGGTCCTTCAGAAGGAATACCGTACTCTGAAGCTGCCAAAAATATGGTTAATATAAGTCATATTCCACCTGGAGAACCTCAGTGTAAATCCTTTACTCTAAAGTGCGACCAAACTGATTTTCATTGTGCTAGAGGTAATATAACTAATAAGGAATTTAAAGTTGACACTTCATGTGCTCTTGGACATGGGAACAGTGATAAAGGTGTGGCCAACAATATTGCTAATTTACATGGTGCCACTGAATTAAACTTTGGACTCTACTCCAAGTATTATGAAAATAAAACGACTGTTAAGAGAGTTGTAGAAGGAATCAGTCATAGCAATTGCTTGGCCTTACATGAGAAGAACCTTTACTTGTGCAAGCCCTACGGTATGATGATGGATATGCCTGATGCTCAGAACACCCTTAATTTGTATGGAAAGACATCCTTAATTTCCCATAATGGAACCTTTGATAATGGTAGTATCAGATCTGTCTGTAAATCAATGGACTCTAGAGCAGCTCCAGCATCTCAGGCAGTTACGTTGGAGTTTCCATTATCAAGTTCAACTCTAATTGGAAATCGAACTCTACAGTCATCTGGCAAAGAGAGCTTGAATGGAAGGCCGATTGAACTCACTGAGAATCCAAGAATGCAAACCTTGCAACGGGGGTTGGAATTTCCTACTCCGGTGCCTGTTAGTTCCTCTACCATAGCCACCAAAGAGCATGTGCTATGCAGGAATCCCTTTGGCAGAGCGCCAACATCCATAAACCAGTTATATGAACCCAATGTCGCAAATGCGCCGCATGCATCTAAGACTGCAGCTGTATCTGCCTTCCCTGCGGTTAGTGATTACATGGGAAAACATAGTCAACTTATAGCACCTAATACTG ATCTGCTTGAAGGTTGCAATTTTTCAGCTCTCTCACATGGAGGATCTCTGCATGCTCAAGACTCAGAATTGCACTGTCAGCTTTCCACTGATTATACTGCAGTTCACTGGCCTTACCTTAG ACATGGAGATTCTGAAAGCAATATTACTCCTTCAGTTGAGCAAGCAAAATGCTTTCAGGTGGTCCCAAATTCGTTTATGTCTTACCGCTGTAGCTGTGCTGTTCAGCCAGACACTTCCCTTGAAAAACATTGTTTCATTGGTGAACCTCCGCATACTACTAGGATAGAACAGAGAGGAGTTTCTGGCTGCATTAAGAAGAATTTATTTGCTTGTAAGTTGAATGACAGTCAGAAATTTCCCTTGGAGAATGTGGCCTCTTTggaacaaaatagtaatttaatggGGCATAAGATAAACAAAATGGAGTGTCACTCTTCTCAATGGAGAGATGTTCCCAAAAAGGTGACAGGAGCAGTTAGTCTGACATGTAAGGAACAGACAAGAAGTTTCCTGACCGTGAATGAAAAAATGAGGGGACAAAGTGCAGATACTGGTGGAAAAATACCCAATTGTGCTGTAGCTTTTCAAAATGTTGAATGTTTAAAGGAGCCAGAAATGTCCAATGTTTCATCTGGAGGATCTACGCCTGTTGTTACTGAGGTATCTGCTGTGATTCATGACAAATATTTCTCTACTGCTGATGGTCAAAATACTGTGGCAACTAATGCTGCAGTAGATGAAGGATCAGGAATCGACAGATGCTGGTCATCTAATGATGTGCAGTGCAGTGAACAAAGTGCAGAGTTCTTCGGTGTTGCTTGCGAATTCAACCCCATAGATGCAGGGCCATCCAAAAGGCTTgctgataattcttctcgtagtCTGATTGACGAACTTAGACTAAGGGATTCCTTAAGAGTGAACAAAATACAGAACCTTTCTAGGTTCAGCATTCAGGAAAAGAGCCGTAGTATTCAGAAAGTGGCTGATATATCCAATAAAGTGATTAGAAAAAGAACCAAGTGGAAAAAGTTGGATACAACATTTCCTGCCGTCTACTCTGCTTGTGGCTATCCAGAGGGCACTTGTTGTGCTGGACTACAATGTCATTCGTGCAAGTATAAAAAAACTGCCCTCCCATCTGATGATGGCAGTGCAGAAGAATGTGCATATTCCATAGAACCAAGTTTCAGAGAGAGGAGGTTCAGAATACGTTCATTGAATACTCTTTCTTGTAATAGCAAAGTTAATTGCCATGAAGGAAAAACTATTGGTATTCAGTCAGATCTTTTGAAGGTTGGTGATGATGATACCTTTGTAACTTGTGAATTACCAAGAGGAAAGAGGCCGAAGTTGGATACTGCAACACATGTTAGGCAGATAGACGAGGAAGTTAATCTAGGTGATGAAGCAGTAGCTAGGTGCAGTTTGGTAGATACCTCTATGTCTTCTGAGATGCATGGGAAGGTTTCTAGAAGGGAAGTGAGACCTATAGTGTGTGGGAAATATGGTGTAATTTCTAATGGCAATCCATCAAAACCAGTTAAATTTgtttctctgagagaaatttgtGATTCATTGGCAAAGTGTAGCTTCTCTGGAAACTACACTGCGAAAATGACTTCTGCAAAATTCAGGAAGGCAAGTGCAAAAGGAAAACATCAACGCGTGAACAATTCTTGGAATCTCAAGAAAGATGGGAGCTGCAATGCGCATCATGTTGTAACTGCCAAAAAATCTAAAAGTCATCTCTTGACATCTAGTGAATTGGATAATTGCTATGGAGATGAACTAGGGGCTGGTTTATTCTACTCTCTAGAGAAGAGAAGGTATGATTGCCTTGTAAAAACTGGTAATATTGCAGATGATTCTCTGCCAACTCAACAGAAGCCAAAGTCTAAGGAGATTCACAAACGAGGCCTTTTTGAGTCGAAACTTGAAG GCATTCATCCAGGAGAAGGAGGTTCTACTTGTGCTCGAACTGAG GGATACAAGGGTCGCAAAAAGGAAGGAGTGCGGTATAATTTTCCTCAGTATTCTGAGTCTGGTGGTGGATGCCTTGTTGCCCAGGAGCAGCTAAATGCCTGGATTCACATAACCGGACAAAAGCGATCTAGAAAAGAGGTTTCAAGGCTTCCACCTAAAGATGCTGAATATGATTATCGG AAGGAATATGCTCGCTATAAACACTCCAAAGGGTGGAAGAGTTTGGTTGTATACAAATCTGGCATTCACGCGCTTGGTCTTTACACATCTAGGTTTATTTCACAAGGCGAAATG GTTGTTGAATATGTGGGTGAGATAGTGGGGCTCCGTGTGGCTGACAAAAGAGAAATAGATTACCTGTCAGGAAAGAAATTGCAGTATAAGAGTGCTTGTTACTTCTTTAGGATTGATCAAGAGCATATAGTCGATGCAACCCAAAAGGGAGGGATTGCTCGATTCGTGAACCATTCATGCATG CCAAATTGCGTTGCCAGAATCATTTCTGTGAGGAATGAGAAGAAG GTAGTATTTTTTGCCGAGAGAGACATCTATCCTGGAGAAGAGATTACATATGACTACAACTTCAACCATGAAGATGAAGGCAAGAAAATCCCCTGCTACTGCAATTCGAAGAATTGCCGGCAGTACTTAAACTGA
- the LOC107780589 gene encoding uncharacterized protein LOC107780589 isoform X3 produces MDNCWQRKCGSMWQSTSPPLVSSSLPDSHSQFPNAGQHFYSSIPQDSVSLGNGIVQQSTLPWNSNSVVDNSNPTEFSGSFISFLSGPLPSLQGEFQQSSNLKSVFMLNEKPINRNNANGSASTNGPVLVPAVELSQYFSSHKLKAGDTLKPTAVINHPRHEMAKPTAPSHYVGSSGQLSPALSSYPRVFCLGLSGYLVLRDTGLLGVICLCHGSHMSISRFCEHSGLSDVNPGNAVRMDSGVTIAHWRKVFFQELGIRAPDDHGGWDWPEVFPVSTGLREFYPSLPNLSPNAEQSHALGASSGAGQSWNNMFISKNPQRPTLSNLDGIRDPQNGSSFISAYIGSNSKDTNTFNSLPDLKISKPLGINSSLMQMDGSSISSSIELRLGHPSQQSKKFGTSAQQSFEYQIVKPMEYQQSLFPETLMHKAVESRPVEESRSNFHMLNLSPRSGKGQLDLVNSAYGLHNATGESRMRDSVFPMLQARFKGPSEGIPYSEAAKNMVNISHIPPGEPQCKSFTLKCDQTDFHCARGNITNKEFKVDTSCALGHGNSDKGVANNIANLHGATELNFGLYSKYYENKTTVKRVVEGISHSNCLALHEKNLYLCKPYGMMMDMPDAQNTLNLYGKTSLISHNGTFDNGSIRSVCKSMDSRAAPASQAVTLEFPLSSSTLIGNRTLQSSGKESLNGRPIELTENPRMQTLQRGLEFPTPVPVSSSTIATKEHVLCRNPFGRAPTSINQLYEPNVANAPHASKTAAVSAFPAVSDYMGKHSQLIAPNTDLLEGCNFSALSHGGSLHAQDSELHCQLSTDYTAVHWPYLRHGDSESNITPSVEQAKCFQVVPNSFMSYRCSCAVQPDTSLEKHCFIGEPPHTTRIEQRGVSGCIKKNLFACKLNDSQKFPLENVASLEQNSNLMGHKINKMECHSSQWRDVPKKVTGAVSLTCKEQTRSFLTVNEKMRGQSADTGGKIPNCAVAFQNVECLKEPEMSNVSSGGSTPVVTEVSAVIHDKYFSTADGQNTVATNAAVDEGSGIDRCWSSNDVQCSEQSAEFFGVACEFNPIDAGPSKRLADNSSRSLIDELRLRDSLRVNKIQNLSRFSIQEKSRSIQKVADISNKVIRKRTKWKKLDTTFPAVYSACGYPEGTCCAGLQCHSCKYKKTALPSDDGSAEECAYSIEPSFRERRFRIRSLNTLSCNSKVNCHEGKTIGIQSDLLKVGDDDTFVTCELPRGKRPKLDTATHVRQIDEEVNLGDEAVARCSLVDTSMSSEMHGKVSRREVRPIVCGKYGVISNGNPSKPVKFVSLREICDSLAKCSFSGNYTAKMTSAKFRKASAKGKHQRVNNSWNLKKDGSCNAHHVVTAKKSKSHLLTSSELDNCYGDELGAGLFYSLEKRRYDCLVKTGNIADDSLPTQQKPKSKEIHKRGLFESKLEGIHPGEGGSTCARTEGYKGRKKEGVRYNFPQYSESGGGCLVAQEQLNAWIHITGQKRSRKEVSRLPPKDAEYDYRKEYARYKHSKGWKSLVVYKSGIHALGLYTSRFISQGEMVVEYVGEIVGLRVADKREIDYLSGKKLQYKSACYFFRIDQEHIVDATQKGGIARFVNHSCMPNCVARIISVRNEKKVVFFAERDIYPGEEITYDYNFNHEDEGKKIPCYCNSKNCRQYLN; encoded by the exons ATGGATAATTGTTGGCAGAGGAAATGTGGGTCAATGTGGCAGTCAACGTCTCCACCACTTGTTTCTTCATCACTCCCGGATTCCCATTCTCag TTTCCTAATGCAGGTCAACATTTTTACTCAAGCATTCCTCAAGATTCAGTGTCACTGGGAAATGGAATAGTACAGCAGTCTACTCTTCCATGGAATTCAAATTCAGTTGTGGATAACTCTAATCCCACTGAGTTCAGTGGTTCATTCATATCTTTTCTTTCTGGTCCGCTGCCCTCTTTACAAGGGGAGTTTCAGCAATCATCAAATTTAAAATCAGTCTTCATGCTGAATGAAAAGCCAATAAATCGTAACAATGCCAATGGATCTGCTTCTACCAATGGACCAGTGCTTGTACCTGCTGTGGAATTGTCACAATATTTTAGCAGCCACAAGTTAAAAGCTGGAGATACTCTTAAACCAACTGCTGTAATAAACCATCCAAGACATGAAATGGCTAAGCCAACTGCTCCATCCCATTATGTTG GATCTTCTGGGCAGTTGTCTCCAGCGCTGAGCAGCTATCCCCGTGTGTTCTGCTTGGGCTTAA GTGGATACCTGGTTCTCAGGGATACTGGTCTTCTTGGAGTTATTTGCTTGTGCCATGGTTCACATATGTCTATTTCTAGGTTCTGTGAG CATTCTGGTTTATCTGATGTTAATCCTGGGAATGCTGTTCGTATGGACAGTGGTGTAACCATAGCTCATTGGCGGAAGGTCTTCTTCCAAGAACTAGGG ATTAGGGCTCCTGATGATCATGGTGGATGGGACTGGCCTGAAGTATTTCCAGTGAGTACTGGTTTGAGAGAGTTTTATCCATCCCTTCCCAATTTATCTCCAAATGCTGAGCAGTCTCATGCATTAGGAGCTTCAAGTGGAGCTGGACAGTCATGGAACAATATGTTTATTTCAAAGAACCCTCAGCGTCCGACATTGTCAAACTTAGATGGGATACGAGACCCACAGAATGGTTCTTCATTCATTTCAGCTTATATTGGTTCAAACTCTAAGGACACAAATACCTTTAACTCTCTTCCAgatctcaaaatttcaaaacctctTGGTATCAACAGTTCGCTAATGCAAATGGATGGGAGTAGTATCTCCTCAAGTATTGAGTTGAGACTTGGGCATCCATCCCAGCAAAGCAAAAAGTTTGGAACTTCAGCTCAACAATCTTTTGAGTATCAAATTGTCAAACCAATGGAGTATCAACAATCATTGTTTCCAGAGACCCTTATGCATAAAG CAGTTGAATCACGTCCAGTGGAAGAAAGCAGGTCAAATTTTCATATGTTGAATTTGAGTCCAAGAAGTGGAAAGGGCCAGCTGGATCTTGTCAACTCTGCCTATGGACTCCACAATGCAACAGGTGAATCCAGAATGAGAGATTCGGTATTTCCTATGCTTCAAGCACGCTTCAAGGGTCCTTCAGAAGGAATACCGTACTCTGAAGCTGCCAAAAATATGGTTAATATAAGTCATATTCCACCTGGAGAACCTCAGTGTAAATCCTTTACTCTAAAGTGCGACCAAACTGATTTTCATTGTGCTAGAGGTAATATAACTAATAAGGAATTTAAAGTTGACACTTCATGTGCTCTTGGACATGGGAACAGTGATAAAGGTGTGGCCAACAATATTGCTAATTTACATGGTGCCACTGAATTAAACTTTGGACTCTACTCCAAGTATTATGAAAATAAAACGACTGTTAAGAGAGTTGTAGAAGGAATCAGTCATAGCAATTGCTTGGCCTTACATGAGAAGAACCTTTACTTGTGCAAGCCCTACGGTATGATGATGGATATGCCTGATGCTCAGAACACCCTTAATTTGTATGGAAAGACATCCTTAATTTCCCATAATGGAACCTTTGATAATGGTAGTATCAGATCTGTCTGTAAATCAATGGACTCTAGAGCAGCTCCAGCATCTCAGGCAGTTACGTTGGAGTTTCCATTATCAAGTTCAACTCTAATTGGAAATCGAACTCTACAGTCATCTGGCAAAGAGAGCTTGAATGGAAGGCCGATTGAACTCACTGAGAATCCAAGAATGCAAACCTTGCAACGGGGGTTGGAATTTCCTACTCCGGTGCCTGTTAGTTCCTCTACCATAGCCACCAAAGAGCATGTGCTATGCAGGAATCCCTTTGGCAGAGCGCCAACATCCATAAACCAGTTATATGAACCCAATGTCGCAAATGCGCCGCATGCATCTAAGACTGCAGCTGTATCTGCCTTCCCTGCGGTTAGTGATTACATGGGAAAACATAGTCAACTTATAGCACCTAATACTG ATCTGCTTGAAGGTTGCAATTTTTCAGCTCTCTCACATGGAGGATCTCTGCATGCTCAAGACTCAGAATTGCACTGTCAGCTTTCCACTGATTATACTGCAGTTCACTGGCCTTACCTTAG ACATGGAGATTCTGAAAGCAATATTACTCCTTCAGTTGAGCAAGCAAAATGCTTTCAGGTGGTCCCAAATTCGTTTATGTCTTACCGCTGTAGCTGTGCTGTTCAGCCAGACACTTCCCTTGAAAAACATTGTTTCATTGGTGAACCTCCGCATACTACTAGGATAGAACAGAGAGGAGTTTCTGGCTGCATTAAGAAGAATTTATTTGCTTGTAAGTTGAATGACAGTCAGAAATTTCCCTTGGAGAATGTGGCCTCTTTggaacaaaatagtaatttaatggGGCATAAGATAAACAAAATGGAGTGTCACTCTTCTCAATGGAGAGATGTTCCCAAAAAGGTGACAGGAGCAGTTAGTCTGACATGTAAGGAACAGACAAGAAGTTTCCTGACCGTGAATGAAAAAATGAGGGGACAAAGTGCAGATACTGGTGGAAAAATACCCAATTGTGCTGTAGCTTTTCAAAATGTTGAATGTTTAAAGGAGCCAGAAATGTCCAATGTTTCATCTGGAGGATCTACGCCTGTTGTTACTGAGGTATCTGCTGTGATTCATGACAAATATTTCTCTACTGCTGATGGTCAAAATACTGTGGCAACTAATGCTGCAGTAGATGAAGGATCAGGAATCGACAGATGCTGGTCATCTAATGATGTGCAGTGCAGTGAACAAAGTGCAGAGTTCTTCGGTGTTGCTTGCGAATTCAACCCCATAGATGCAGGGCCATCCAAAAGGCTTgctgataattcttctcgtagtCTGATTGACGAACTTAGACTAAGGGATTCCTTAAGAGTGAACAAAATACAGAACCTTTCTAGGTTCAGCATTCAGGAAAAGAGCCGTAGTATTCAGAAAGTGGCTGATATATCCAATAAAGTGATTAGAAAAAGAACCAAGTGGAAAAAGTTGGATACAACATTTCCTGCCGTCTACTCTGCTTGTGGCTATCCAGAGGGCACTTGTTGTGCTGGACTACAATGTCATTCGTGCAAGTATAAAAAAACTGCCCTCCCATCTGATGATGGCAGTGCAGAAGAATGTGCATATTCCATAGAACCAAGTTTCAGAGAGAGGAGGTTCAGAATACGTTCATTGAATACTCTTTCTTGTAATAGCAAAGTTAATTGCCATGAAGGAAAAACTATTGGTATTCAGTCAGATCTTTTGAAGGTTGGTGATGATGATACCTTTGTAACTTGTGAATTACCAAGAGGAAAGAGGCCGAAGTTGGATACTGCAACACATGTTAGGCAGATAGACGAGGAAGTTAATCTAGGTGATGAAGCAGTAGCTAGGTGCAGTTTGGTAGATACCTCTATGTCTTCTGAGATGCATGGGAAGGTTTCTAGAAGGGAAGTGAGACCTATAGTGTGTGGGAAATATGGTGTAATTTCTAATGGCAATCCATCAAAACCAGTTAAATTTgtttctctgagagaaatttgtGATTCATTGGCAAAGTGTAGCTTCTCTGGAAACTACACTGCGAAAATGACTTCTGCAAAATTCAGGAAGGCAAGTGCAAAAGGAAAACATCAACGCGTGAACAATTCTTGGAATCTCAAGAAAGATGGGAGCTGCAATGCGCATCATGTTGTAACTGCCAAAAAATCTAAAAGTCATCTCTTGACATCTAGTGAATTGGATAATTGCTATGGAGATGAACTAGGGGCTGGTTTATTCTACTCTCTAGAGAAGAGAAGGTATGATTGCCTTGTAAAAACTGGTAATATTGCAGATGATTCTCTGCCAACTCAACAGAAGCCAAAGTCTAAGGAGATTCACAAACGAGGCCTTTTTGAGTCGAAACTTGAAG GCATTCATCCAGGAGAAGGAGGTTCTACTTGTGCTCGAACTGAG GGATACAAGGGTCGCAAAAAGGAAGGAGTGCGGTATAATTTTCCTCAGTATTCTGAGTCTGGTGGTGGATGCCTTGTTGCCCAGGAGCAGCTAAATGCCTGGATTCACATAACCGGACAAAAGCGATCTAGAAAAGAGGTTTCAAGGCTTCCACCTAAAGATGCTGAATATGATTATCGG AAGGAATATGCTCGCTATAAACACTCCAAAGGGTGGAAGAGTTTGGTTGTATACAAATCTGGCATTCACGCGCTTGGTCTTTACACATCTAGGTTTATTTCACAAGGCGAAATG GTTGTTGAATATGTGGGTGAGATAGTGGGGCTCCGTGTGGCTGACAAAAGAGAAATAGATTACCTGTCAGGAAAGAAATTGCAGTATAAGAGTGCTTGTTACTTCTTTAGGATTGATCAAGAGCATATAGTCGATGCAACCCAAAAGGGAGGGATTGCTCGATTCGTGAACCATTCATGCATG CCAAATTGCGTTGCCAGAATCATTTCTGTGAGGAATGAGAAGAAG GTAGTATTTTTTGCCGAGAGAGACATCTATCCTGGAGAAGAGATTACATATGACTACAACTTCAACCATGAAGATGAAGGCAAGAAAATCCCCTGCTACTGCAATTCGAAGAATTGCCGGCAGTACTTAAACTGA